The following DNA comes from Microbacterium foliorum.
GGTACCTGTACGACGCGGACCTCGTACGCCTGCTGCCAGGGCTCTACCCGCACGTCACGATCGAGCTCGTCGACGTCGCCGGTGAACTCGACCGTCTCGATCCTCCGCCCCTCGACGACCGGGATGCCGCGATGGCGCTGGAGGAGAGAGCGGGCGGCGTGCTGACGGCATCCGGATGCTCCGTCACGGTGCGATCGATCGACCAGCCGGAGCTCGCAGCGCTCTATGTCGCCGACCCCGAGGTGCTGCGCCGGATCGACCGCGGTCGCACGAAGGGCATCACCGGATCGCTGTGGGGCGGCGTGCTCGACCGCATCGACTCGACCGTATCGGCCCGTCGCGACGACGATCTGAGCGCACGCCTGTGCCTGAACTGGTCGAACCGTGTCGTGCGGGCGCTGGTGCGTGTGCAGGACGACGCGGTGTTCGCGCGCACCGTGCAGCTGCTCTACATCCAGGCGCTGCTGGCCGGTCACCACCCGCTCTCCGACTCCGATCGTGCGCTCATGAGCACCGCGCTCTCGGATCTCGTCTCGCTCTCGGCCGGCATCGAAGAGGACTCGATCCCCTTCGACGATGCCGTCTGACCACGCGCTCCGACACTCGCTCCGTTCGAAGGATCCCCATGACACGTCCGCAGAAGCGCTTCACGCAGCTCATCGAGGAGATCGATCGCACCCCGTGGGGCCCGGCGGAGCAGGCGCTGGTGGCGGATGCCGTCGCACTCGCCGTCGAGCTCGGCGATGAGCGGCTCGAGTACGAGGCGCGGATGCGGCAGACCGCGTCCGCGAACATGAACGGCGCGACCGACGTCATGCTCAACTCCTTCGCGTGGTGCCTCGCCCGGCACGACGCCGACCCGCAGCGGTTCCCCGCCGACCTCGAGTACGGCGGCGCCGATCTGATGTGGCAGTTCAAGTGGATGGCATCGTCTCTGCGTTCGTCTCCCGCCTTCTCGGTCGAGCAGATCGCGGCGGTGCTCGATGACATGGAGACGCACTACCGCGCGGCCGGGCTCGGCATGAGCGGAGTGCTCACGGCACGATTCGAGGACGCGTGGGATGCGGGGCGCATCGACGACGCCGAGGCGCTGCGGGTGCAGCTGGAGGCCACACCCCGCGACGACCACAGCCACTGCGACGCGTGCGGGCGCAGCCAGTTCGCCGGGTTCTTCGCGGAGACCGATCGAGACGCCGAGGCCATCCGGCTCGTCGAGGAGATGCTCGAGGGCGGATTCTCGTGCGGCGAAGAGCCGGAGCACGCCCTGTCGCGCGTGCTCGTGCCCTACCTGCGCGCCGGGCGCCTCGACGAGGCGAAGAGCGCGCATCTGCGCAGCTACCGTCTCGCCAAGGACAACCCCGACAACCTGCGGATCGTGGCCAACAACATCGTGTTCGCCGCCCTCACAGGCAATGAGGCGAGGGCGCTCGCGCAGGTCGAGCGGCACATCGCCTGGCTCGCGCACGACGGGCTCAACGTCGACGCGCACTTCGCCGCGCTGGCCGCATTCGCGTTCGCGCTCGACCGCGTCACCGCGGCTGGCCACGGCGACGCCCCGGTGCGCGGCGCCGACTCTCCCGCACTCACCGCGTTCTTCGGCGAGCACGACGGAACGTGGGGCGCAGCCGAGCTCGCCGCCGCCGCGTGGGCTGCTGCCGAGCGCATCGGCTCGGAGTTCGATCGCCGCGACGGCACCGAGGGCCACGCACGCAGCCTCGCCCGCCTGCGCGCTCTCGCGGACGAGCACTACGACGTGCCGATCAGGTCGGATGCGTTCGCCGCCGCCCCGGACTCGACCACTCCCGGCGATCCGGACGCCTGGTTCGACCGTGTCATGGATCTCGCCCAGTTCGGAGCGGAGCACGAGACGCTGCAGGCTCTGCCGCACGCTCTCGGAGTCGAGGATCCCTCTAAGCTCGCTCAGCTCATGTCGATGCGCCTCGGCATCCTCATCGCCCTCGACCGTGCCGACGAGGCCGCCGACCTGCTGCCCGCGCGGATCGATGCCCTGCGCGCCGCCGGCCTCGACGCACAGGCCGAACTCGAGCAGCGCCTCGGCCTCGCGACCTTCGGGCTGAACACCGCCGATGCCGCGGCGGCACTCGAGGACGAGCTCGCGAATGCGCACTCCCTCCCGGCGTGGTCCCGCGGAGATGTGGCGATCAGCCGGGCATCTCTGCACATGCAGGCCGACGAAGCCGATGCGGCACTCGACATGGCCGAGATCGCTGCCCGAGCGTTCGCCGACGCCGACGATGTGCGTCTCTCGAACACGACGACGCTCGTCGCCATCGCGGCGGTGCTGCAGAAGGGCGACATCGAGGCGGCATCCGCTCTGCTCGATCGCTTCCTGGCCCAGGACGACCTCAGCGTCGGCCACCGCGCCCAGGCGCTGCAGACGCGTGCCAGGGTGCGCGGTGGCAGCGAGGACTACGAGGAGGGCGCCGCGGACGCCGATGAGGCGTCGCGTCTCCTGGCCGGGCTCGGCGCCACGACGGCCCTGGCCACCGCGCACCTGCTCGCCGGGGCGCTCTGGGAGGACGCCGGCGACCCCGAGAAGGCCGTCGCCCGCTACCGCGTCACCTCGCGTCTCGTCGCCCAGGAGGGCGGCGATCAGGCCGGGGCTGACTTCCGCCTCGCTCGGGCGATGCTCGCCGCGGGTGATGCCGAGGTGGCCGCCGAACTCTTCGGTCAGGTTCTCGAGCGCGAGGAGCAGTCCGAGGTACCTGCCGCCTCTCGCGCGATGACGGCATCGCTGCTCGCCCGCGCCCTCGGCTCGGCCGGCGAGTTCGGTCAGGCGGTCGGCGCTTTCGGCTATGCGGCCGATCTCTTCGGCGAGGCGGAAGAGCACGCCGATCAGGCCATGGCGCTGACCGAGCGTGCGAAGATCCTCGCCCGATTCGACGAGCACGACGAGGCGATCGAGTCGCTCGAAACCGCATCCGAGATCGTGCGGAGGGCCCCCGAGGCGATCGGCGCCCTCGCCGACGTGCTGCACAACCTGGGCCAGGCCTACAGCGCGAAGCAGGACGACCGCGCCTTCGCGCTGTTCGACGAGGTCGCAGCACTGGCTCAGGAGCACGAGGCGGGATGGCTGCTGGCCGACGTGACCGACTCGCGAGGTCGGGCGCTCGCTCAGTTCGGCCGCATCGATGAGGCCGTGGCCGCGGCACTGACGGCAGCCGACGGATTCGCCGGGATCGGGGATGCAGGTTCGGCCGGAGGCTCAGAGCTGTTCGCCGCCCGCCTGCTCGCCGGCGACGACCGCGCGGCTGACGCCGTGCCGATCTACCGCAGCGCTCTCGAGCACGCGGTGGACCACGCGCCGCTCCGGCAGGTGTCAGCGCTCGAGCTCGGCAACGTGCTCGAATCGCTCGGTCGCCAGGTCGAGGCGGCCGAGGTACGTGCGCTCATCGAGAGCTAGGCTCTGCGCCGCGAGCGCTTCCTGAGTCCGTGTACGCCTCGCAAGTCCAGATCTCGCGGATTCGGACTTACGAGGCGCACACGGACTCGCGAAGCGCACAGGGACGCCGCGCGCGACAAGCGGATGCTGAGACTCAGAGGAACTGACGCCAGTTCGCGCGTGCGAGGTCGAGCAGTTCGTCACCCTTGCCCGACATGACCGTGCGGATCGCATACAGCGCGAAGCCCTTGACCTGCGCTGCCTCGATCGCCGGCGGCATCGACAGCTCCTGCCGTTCGGTGACGACATCGAGCAGCGCGGGGCCGTCATGTGCGAGCACCTCGCGGACGGCATCCGGCAGATCCTCGCTGTTCTCGACGCGGCGGGCGAAGATGCCCATGGCCTCGGCGATCGCCGCGAAGCTCGGGTTGTCGAGCGCGGTGCCGTAGTTCACGAAGCCGGCGGCCTTCATCTCGAGTTCGACGAAGTTCAGAGACGAGTTGTTCACGACGATCGTCTTCACCGGAAGCTTGTTCTGCGTGAGGGTGAGCAGCTCGCCCAGCATCATCGCGAGCCCGCCGTCACCGGCGAGGGCGATCACCTGCCGGTCAGGATGCGAGACCTGCGCGCCGATGCCGTGCAGCAGGGCGTTGGCCATCGAGCCGTGCGTGAAAGAGCCGATCAGCCGCCTGTTCTCCGTCATCGACAGGTAGCGGGCGGCCCACACGGTCGGCGAACCCACATCCGCGGTGAACACCGCGTCATCCGCCGCCTGCTCGTCGAGCAGCCGGGCGAGGTACTGCGGGTGGATCGGCCGACCGGCCTTCGTGGGCGTCGCGAGGTCGTCGAGCTTCGCCCTGGTCTTGCGGTAGTGCGCGGTGGAATCGTCGAGGTGATCACGATCGCTCTTCTCGGCGAGGCGCGGCAGCAGCGCCTCGGCGGTCGCACGGACATCGCCGACCAGACCGAGATCGAGCGGATGCCGCTTGCCGAGCTGGGATCCGCGGATGTCGACCTGGATGGTCTTCGCGTGCTCCGGGTAGAACTGCTCGTAGGGGAAGTCGCTGCCCAGCACCAGCAGCGTGTCGGCCGCCTCCATCGCCCGATAGCCGGAGGCGAAGCCGAGCAGACCCGTCATGCCGACGTCGAACGGGTTGTCGTACTCGATGAACTCCTTGCCTCGGAGCGCGTGCACGATCGGGGCGCCGAGGCGATCAGCCAGGGCGATGACCTCGTCGTGGGCACCCTCGACACCCGCTCCGGCGAGGATCGTGGTCTTCTTCGAGGCATTCAGCAGAGTCGCCGCCCGGGCGAGCTCGTCGCCGCTCGGCACGATCACCGGGTGGGACCGCTCGATCACCACGGCTCGGTCGTCGGCGATCTCCGCCAGGGCGACGTCGCCGGGGATCACGAGCACCGCGACCCCGCGCTGCTCGATCGCGGCGCGCATCGCGATCTCGAGAAGGCGAGGCATCTGCTTCGGGTCTGCGACGTACTCGACGTAGACGCTGCACTCGCGGAAGAGCTCCTGCGGGTGGGTCTCTTGGAAGTACCCCGTGCCGATCTCGGTCGTGGGGATGTGCGCCGCGATCGCGAGCACCGGGACTCGTGAGCGGTTGGCGTCGTAGAGGCCGTTGATCAGGTGCAGGTTGCCCGGCCCGCACGAGCCGGCGACGACCGCGAGGTCTCCCGTGAGCGCAGCATCCGCCGCCGCCGCGAAGGCCGCCGACTCCTCATGCCGCACGTGCACCCATCGGATGCCGCCGTCCTTTCGGAGGGCGTCGGTGAACCCGTTGAGGGAGTCCCCCGGAAGGCCGTAGACACGGTCGATCCCGTTGGCGCGGAGGGTCTTGACGATGTTCGCTGCGACGGTTGCCATGCTTCCAACCTACGCCCGGCGGCCGGTCCGGGGGTCGGTCCGGAGACTTGCCCTGGAGACGACAGAGGGGCGGATGCCGCAGCATCCGCCCCTCCCTCGCACAGACGCTCAGCCGATGCGGATGAGCTTCTTGTTGACGAACTCGTCGGCGGCGAGATGCCCCAGCTCACGCGAGGTGCCGCTGCGCTTGATGCCGCCGAACGGCAGCTCGGGGCTGTCGGCCAGCACGAGGTTGACGTAGACCATGCCCGCCTCGATGTTGTCGGCGACCCGCTCGGCCTGCTCGGCGTCGGTGGTGAAGACGTACGAGCCGAGACCGAAGGTCGTGTCGTTCGCGAGAG
Coding sequences within:
- a CDS encoding tetratricopeptide repeat protein produces the protein MTRPQKRFTQLIEEIDRTPWGPAEQALVADAVALAVELGDERLEYEARMRQTASANMNGATDVMLNSFAWCLARHDADPQRFPADLEYGGADLMWQFKWMASSLRSSPAFSVEQIAAVLDDMETHYRAAGLGMSGVLTARFEDAWDAGRIDDAEALRVQLEATPRDDHSHCDACGRSQFAGFFAETDRDAEAIRLVEEMLEGGFSCGEEPEHALSRVLVPYLRAGRLDEAKSAHLRSYRLAKDNPDNLRIVANNIVFAALTGNEARALAQVERHIAWLAHDGLNVDAHFAALAAFAFALDRVTAAGHGDAPVRGADSPALTAFFGEHDGTWGAAELAAAAWAAAERIGSEFDRRDGTEGHARSLARLRALADEHYDVPIRSDAFAAAPDSTTPGDPDAWFDRVMDLAQFGAEHETLQALPHALGVEDPSKLAQLMSMRLGILIALDRADEAADLLPARIDALRAAGLDAQAELEQRLGLATFGLNTADAAAALEDELANAHSLPAWSRGDVAISRASLHMQADEADAALDMAEIAARAFADADDVRLSNTTTLVAIAAVLQKGDIEAASALLDRFLAQDDLSVGHRAQALQTRARVRGGSEDYEEGAADADEASRLLAGLGATTALATAHLLAGALWEDAGDPEKAVARYRVTSRLVAQEGGDQAGADFRLARAMLAAGDAEVAAELFGQVLEREEQSEVPAASRAMTASLLARALGSAGEFGQAVGAFGYAADLFGEAEEHADQAMALTERAKILARFDEHDEAIESLETASEIVRRAPEAIGALADVLHNLGQAYSAKQDDRAFALFDEVAALAQEHEAGWLLADVTDSRGRALAQFGRIDEAVAAALTAADGFAGIGDAGSAGGSELFAARLLAGDDRAADAVPIYRSALEHAVDHAPLRQVSALELGNVLESLGRQVEAAEVRALIES
- the poxB gene encoding ubiquinone-dependent pyruvate dehydrogenase, with the translated sequence MATVAANIVKTLRANGIDRVYGLPGDSLNGFTDALRKDGGIRWVHVRHEESAAFAAAADAALTGDLAVVAGSCGPGNLHLINGLYDANRSRVPVLAIAAHIPTTEIGTGYFQETHPQELFRECSVYVEYVADPKQMPRLLEIAMRAAIEQRGVAVLVIPGDVALAEIADDRAVVIERSHPVIVPSGDELARAATLLNASKKTTILAGAGVEGAHDEVIALADRLGAPIVHALRGKEFIEYDNPFDVGMTGLLGFASGYRAMEAADTLLVLGSDFPYEQFYPEHAKTIQVDIRGSQLGKRHPLDLGLVGDVRATAEALLPRLAEKSDRDHLDDSTAHYRKTRAKLDDLATPTKAGRPIHPQYLARLLDEQAADDAVFTADVGSPTVWAARYLSMTENRRLIGSFTHGSMANALLHGIGAQVSHPDRQVIALAGDGGLAMMLGELLTLTQNKLPVKTIVVNNSSLNFVELEMKAAGFVNYGTALDNPSFAAIAEAMGIFARRVENSEDLPDAVREVLAHDGPALLDVVTERQELSMPPAIEAAQVKGFALYAIRTVMSGKGDELLDLARANWRQFL